The DNA window GTTAAGATCCATAGCGCCGAAGGTACTGCACGGGAGACTGTGTGGGAGATTAGGACGTTGCCAGGTAAGTTAAAGAGATAGTTGTTATAACTATCTCTTTTTTAGTATATAAAAATATATTAAAGTACTGTTTAAATAATAGGTAGAATTTAATCTACACCATTAAAACTTAAAGCATTTTAATATTAGTAATATATGGTTATAAAGTTTGATTTTTTTATATAGACATGAAAGAATAAATTCAATGATATGTTGTTTTTGTTAGATAAAAGTTATATATATTAAGTGCAAAACTAATTAAAATAATTAGTTTTGCACTTTTTTATTTTTGTATTTAGAATACCAGTGGTTTCAAAGAGCTTTTAGCGGTGAGTAGAAAAAAATAATACCTCCAATGTGAAATAGTAGTAGGCTTGCCGACCACAACTAGAATACATAGGAGGTGCGTCCGAGATGGACAATAGTAGTTTATCACACAGTAAATATCATGTAGTATTTGCACCAAAGTATAGAAGACAAATAATATATGGAAAGAAAAAATCAGATATTGTAATAATACTTAGAAAGTTATGTGAACATAAAGGCGTTGAAATTATCGAAGCAGATGCGTGTAAAGATCACATACATATGACCCCAAAGTTAAGTATTTCACAATTTATGGGATATCTGAAAGAAAAAAGTTCATTGATGATTTTTGATAGACATGCAAACTTAAAATATAAGTATGGCAATAGACAGTTTTGGTGCAAGGGGTATTATGTTGATACGGTAGGAAGAAACAAAAAAATCATAGAAGAATATATAAAAAATCAAGAGGAAATAGTATATGAACAAATGAGTTTGAAAGAATATATCGACCCGTTTATGGGGGAGCCAGTAAACAAGAGCAAAAAATAAGCACCTTTTAGGTGCAGCCGGTGAAAGTATGCGGTTGGCAAACCGTTCAATATGCGAGTAGCACGGCCAGTAACAGAGCCTTATAGGCGTAGAGCAAGCTAGAAGTATATATATAAATTAAATAAGCAATACATATATTTTTGTAAGTATATGTATTATTTGCTCAAAAACATAAGAATAACTTATCCTAGTGTATCACTAGTAGTATTATGTAGTATTTTAGAAAAAAAGCAAGAAAACAAGATGTAATTTCAATGAATAGTAATAAATGTATTATAACCAGTTAATATATCATGGTAAGATAAAACACGTCGCTGAGATATGCGGCTAACAAGTAAGAAAAGAAGTTAAGAAATTAAATTTCAACTTATTAAAAAACTTGTTGACAGAAAAGAAATGAAATGTTAGACTGAGTAAGTCGCTTAAGGGTGACACAGTAAAACAAAAGAAAATTTGGTNGGTTGATAGGTCAGAGGTGTAAGTGTGGCAACATATTTAGCTGACTGATACTAATAGGTCGAGGGCTTGACCAATAAATAATTGTTATATACAATTTATGTGCAATTTTGAAAGAACATTCTTTCAAAGGATCTGGTGATGATGGCATGGAAGTAACACTCCTACCCATTCCGAACAGGAAAGTTAAGATCCATAGCGCCGAAGGTACTGCACGGGAGACTGTGTGGGAGATTAGGACGTTGCCAGGTAAGTTAAAGAGATAGTTGTTATAACTATCTCTTTTTTAGTATATAAGAATATATTAAAGTACAGTTTAATTTTTTTATATCGACATGAAAGAATAAATTCAATGATATGTTGTTTTTATTAGGTAAAAGTTATATATTAAGTGTAAAACTAATTAAAATAATTAGTTTTGCACTTTTTCATTTTCCTTTATAAGTTTATCTATAACATTATAAATATTAAGTTGGATTTTCATTAATAAATACTCTTTGATAGATCTTCTTTATAGTTTATTTTCTAATTTAAAACATTTAAATGAAAAGCATTTTGAATAAATTAGATAAATATTAATTTTAAAATTAATATATTAGTGTAAAAGTTTAATACGAATATCAGAATCGAGTAGGAAGTTAATATGAAAAAAGTAAACTTTGGTATTGTAGGACCAGGAAGATCATGCTGAAAATTTAGTATTCAAAATTCAAATCTTTTAGCAGTTTGTTCAATATATAAGAATCAGATAGAAGAAATTCAACAAGCTTGGAACATTCCATATGGATATACTGACTTTGATGAGATGTTGACTAATATTTGTAGTTTCATCATCATGATTTTATTGTAAACAAATCAAAAGGTCTCTAGACGTAGGTTTTCATGTATTTAGTGAAAAGCCACTTGGGTTATATTCAGAAGATGCGATAGAAGATATAAATGCTGTAAATTCTAATTTGGAAAAAATATTTATACTTGAATTTATGAGGAGGTATGATGAATTATCTGTTTATGCTAAACAAAAAATTGAAGCGGGGTATATAGGTAACCCTTTCTTGGTGTAAGTAATTACCAAGTTTGTTGTAATTTTATAAAAATAATTATAATGGTGAATTTTTAGAAAATAAAGAGCTAGTTGTTACTGTTGAAAATGATGCCTTATCAACTATTGTTGGATATGTATGCAAAGAATCTTTTGAAATTGGGGAATTAGTTAGGGGTGATTATGAAAAATTAAAATAGCAGACTAATATATAAATAATTAACTTGTATTAATTTATTCAAATAAGTGTTAATATATTTTATATCTTGAGGAAATGCATAGGGGTGTGTTAAAGGTGAACGTTTATTGATAGACATGTAAACTTAAAGTATAAGTACATCAATAGACTTTGTGTTACTTATGTTATATTAATAAAGTGGTGAGAAACAAAAATATATATAATAAAATAGACTTTAGCTAGGAGAAATTTTCGAGTATGAAGACATATACTACTTTTTCTTTAAAGCTATAGATATCAATATTAGATTTAATATTGATTATTTAATGTAATTGTTGAATATATATTTGGTTAAATAATTAAGAAAAAAGCTATATAGTAAGATAGATGTATGGTTAATAAAAATTTAATTTACATATATATATGACATTTATTAGTAGTTAATATAAATAGAAAACAAATAGTAAAGTTATAAAATACTAAAATTATCATTTTAATAAGGTGATTTATGAGTTTATATAAGCAAATATCAATATAACGGCTCCTAGTGTATCAGTAATTAAATAGATGAGTATTATAAAGGATTTACTAATATTATGGAGTTAAATTTAAAATATAGATATTTATATATTAAAGGCAGTTAATATATATGGTAAGATAAAACACGTCGCTGAGAGATGTGATGAACAAGTTAAGAAAAGAGTTAAGAAATTCAATTTCAACTCATTGAAAAACTTGTTGACAGGAAATAAATTAAATGTTATAATGATTAAGTCGCTTAAGGGTGACACAATAAAACAAAAGTTGACAAGAAAGTCAACAACNGGTTGATAGGTCAGAGGTGTAAGTGTGGCAACATATTTAGCTGACTGATACTAATAGGTCGAGGGCTTGACCAATAAATAATTGTTATATACAATTTATGTGCAATTTTGAAAGAACATTCTTTCAAAGGATCTGGTGATGATGGCATGGAAGTAACACTCCTACCCATTCCGAACAGGAAAGTTAAGATCCATAGCGCCGAAGGTACTGCACGGGAGACTGTGTGGGAGATTAGGACGTTGCCAGGTAAGTTAAAGAGATAGTTGTTATAACTATCTCTTTTTTAGTATATAAAAATATATTAAAGTAATTTTAATAACAAGTAGAAAGAAAGCTCTAACATTAACAAGTTAAATGTACCTATATATTATTTAAATTCAGTTGTTATTAATCATGAGTGCAGTAAATTTTAATGTATATTTTTCATTGTTAAGTACAATACTATTTGTTTAAATTAGTCTTATACTATTTTATTTAAATCTATTAGATTTTATAAATATAGTTAGAAAACAAAAAGATATAATTAAAAAATAATAAAGTATTAAAATTAATGACATATTTTAA is part of the Clostridium cagae genome and encodes:
- the tnpA gene encoding IS200/IS605 family transposase yields the protein MDNSSLSHSKYHVVFAPKYRRQIIYGKKKSDIVIILRKLCEHKGVEIIEADACKDHIHMTPKLSISQFMGYLKEKSSLMIFDRHANLKYKYGNRQFWCKGYYVDTVGRNKKIIEEYIKNQEEIVYEQMSLKEYIDPFMGEPVNKSKK